CGGTAGCGCAGGCTGTCGCGCCCCGCGCGCACCGCGACCTCCGACGGTCGCGCGGGCAGCGAGTCGGCGACGGAGCGGCGCTGGTAGCGGCCGCCGTTCAGCGCGTCCACCGTCGCGCGGCGCGGTGCGCCGTCCACCGTGATCGCGGCCGGCGCGGCGCCCGAGCGCACGCGCACCATCGGGCTCACGGACTCCAGCGCCACGCGCGGCGCGGCGTAGCCCGTCGTGGGCGAGCGCCAACGCGACGGATCGCCCGCCGCCTCGATCGCGTCGAGCGCGAACGGCAGGTTGTCCTCGAACAGCGTGCGGAGCTTCGCCTCGTCGTCCGGGAACTCGAAGCCGTAGAACGTCGCGCCCTCGAAGCCGCTCGAGATCTCGGGCGTGAAGCTGACGGTCCCGAAGCGCTCCGACGCGAAGTCGGTGTACTCGCCGTTCGTCGGATAGAGCTGCCACGACGGCTCCGGACGCTGGTAGCCGTACGGTGCGCCGGGGAGCCGGTCGCGCACCGCCGGCCGCTCGTCGGTGCCGGCGAGCGCGCGGTAGATGCTCAGGTCCCCCGGCAGCAGTCCGTAGCGCCATCCTTCCGGATAGAGCAGCAGCCCCGCGAAGGTGTGGTAGCTCACCGAGACCACTGGCGGATGCAGCACGTGGAAGCGCTCGATCGCCTGCGTCTCCAGCTCTGACGCGGCCGACCCGCCGCGGAAGACCTCGCTGCGCGGATCGGGCGAGGAGCCGAGGTCGTCGACGCCCCAGCGCACCGAGTGGTTGCGGTTGAGGTCCACGCCGACGACCGGCTTCCCCTCGAACGTGCCCTGCTGCCGGCGGTTCTTCCGCCACAGCCGGTCGTTCGTGAAGGTGTACTCGTAGCCGTCCGGGTTCGCGACGGGCACGATCCACACGTCGCGCCGCGCCACCAGCGAGTCGAGACGCGCGCTCGGCGCCGGCGGCGACACGAGGTGGCGCAGCAGGCGCAGCGTCATCTCGGTCGCGGCCCACTCGCGCGCGTGGTACGTCGCGAGGAAGATCACGTTGGGGCGGCGCGTGTCGTCGCCCGCCGGGCCGACCTTCGCCGCGAGGATGGGACGCCCTTCCAGCGTGCGGCCGAGCGTGTCGACGTGCACACGCGTCGGGTGCGCGCGCGCGAGCGAGTCGAGGTACGCGCGCACGCCGCGGCGCGGGTCGTCGTAGCTGCGGTAGACCGTCGTCTGCGCCGCGTCGGCCGCGGTGCGCGGGCGCGGCGCGCGCATCTCCGTCGTCGTCGCGCCCAGGCGCTCCAGCCGCGCGCGCTCGGTGGAGTCGACCACCACCAGCCGCTCGCCGCCGCGCCCCGGCACGACGTCGAAGCCGAGCCGCGCCAGCGCGCGCACGTCCAGCGAGTCGGCGCCGCTCACGCGCACGACCACGTGCACGTCCTGCGCGCGTGCCGCCGGCGCGGCCGAGAGCGCGGCCGCGAGCAGCAGCGCCGGTGCCCCGCCGCGCCGCAGCACGCGGCGCCACAGGCGCCCCGCTCCGCCGCGCGGATCCGCGAGCGCGGGCAGCGCCTCGATCCACGCGCGGTCGGCGCGCGCGAACGCCTCGCCGAGCGCCGCCGACCATTCGCGCCAGCGCAGCAGGCGCACGTCGTCGGCGGCGTCGCGCAGCGCGGCCGCGCGGTCCGCCAGCTCGCGCAGCGCGGCCGCGACCGGCTCGACCAGATCGTGCAGCTCCGCCTCCAGCGCGCGCCGCTCCGGCGGGAGCTGCGGGAACCGCTCGGCCGCCAGCGTGGAGAGCGCGGCGTGCAGCGCGGCGGCCATCGCGTCGCCGTCCGCGTGCGCGGCGGCGCGCCACGGTTCGGCGCCGCCGCGCGCCACCTCGTCGCGCGCGGCGCGCAGCGGGTCCACCAGCGCGGCGAAGAAGCGGTCGTGATCGGAGCCCGGGCTGCCGCGACGGCTGCCGTAGGCGCGCAGCGCGCGCGTGACCTCGGGCAGCGCGTAGGCGCGCGCGCGCAGCGTGGCGCCGAGCGCGCGGAACGCATCGGCACCGTCGGCTTCGGGCGTCAGCTCCAGCGCGTCGCCGCCCGCGACGAAGCACGCGATCTCGCGGTCGTCGACCCGCAGCCCGTCCAGCTGGCCGATGCGCAGCGCGAGCAGCATCGGGCGCCCCTCCGGAAGGGCGACCTCCAGCTGGTCGCCCTCGAGCCGCGCGCGACCGCGCTCGTCCCACTCCGCGCCGCGCAGCAGGCCGCGCACGCGCACCGGCACGGGCGCGGCCGGCTCAGTCATCCGCCAGCTCGTGCGTGCTGAGCGCCGCCGTCTGTCCCGTGCGCCGCTCGAACGCGGCGACGAAGTCGGCGAGGCGCGCGGCCGTGAACGCGGCGCGCGGCAGCCCGGTGGCGACGATCGCCGCCTCCACCGCGGCCGGCGTCCCCTCGACCTCCATCAGCACGTCGAGCCGCGGGTAGCGCTCGAAGCGCAGCGTCGCGTCGCCGAGCGCGTACTGCGCGATCTCGCGCTCCACCTCGCGCGTGACGACGAAGCCGGCCGACGACAGCATGATCTCGAGCACCGCCGCGTCCTCGACGCCCGTCGAGCGCTCCAGCCGCTTCTTGTAGCCGCCCTCGACGCGCGTGGGGCCCTTCCAGTCGAGCGTGTGGCGCGCCGCGCCGCCGACGTGTGCCGCCGGGATGCTGGTGCGCACGCGCACGACCTCGTCGCGGTCGGCGAGCGGGCGGTGCGGCAGGTCCCAGCGCCGATCGATCAGCGCGCCCTCGAAGACGAGGCGCGCGCCCGCCGCCTCGAGACGCGCGCGGCACGCCTCGGGGTCGGGCACCATCGCCTTGAGCTCCGTCTCGTCGATCATGCGTTCACCATGCGCGGGCCTGCGTCAGTCGACCAGCGCGGCGATGACGGCCGCGGTGTCGGTGAGGTCGGCGAAGGTGACCGTGGGCGCGTGCTCCGCCAGCTCGTCCACCGAGTAGCGGCCGGTCGCCACCGCGAGCGTGCGCGCGCCCACGGAGCGCGCACACGCGATGTCGGCCGGCGTGTCGCCGACGACGACGATCGCGTCGCCCTCGAAGTCGCGCCCCACGACCTCGCGGGCACGGCGCTGCGCGACGCGCGGCAGCTCGGGGCGGTGCTCGTGGTCGGAGCCGAACGCGTTGACGCGGAAGCGCGCGACGTCGAGCCCCGCGCAGCGCAGCTTGATCGTCGCGCCGTCGGCGACGTTGCCGGTGAGGAGGCCCAGCACGACGTCGTCGCGCGGCTCCAGCGCATCGAGCAGCGCCTCCACGCCCGGCAGCGCCTGGAAGTTGCGCGCGCCGCCGGACACCTCGCGGCGCAGCCGCTCCAGGTAGCCGTCGATCGCCTGCGGCAGCCGCGCGTCGATGGACGCGTCGTCGTGGCCGGCGAGTCGCATCAGCTCGCGCGCGATCTGCGGATCGGTCTTGCCGTCGTAGTGCACGCTCGGGTCGGGCGTCGTGCCGAAGACGTGCACCAGCGCCCCCTCGAACGCGCGGCGCGCCGAGCCGTCGCCGCGCAGGAGCGTGCCGTCGATGTCGAAGAGGACCAGCTTCATTTGCGCGAGACGAGGAGGCCCGTGGTGATGGCCGCCGCGCCGCCGAGCTGCCACGCGGTGGGCACCTCGTGCAGCGAGACGAAGGCCACCGCCATCGCGATCAGCGGCTGCAGGTTGCTGTACATCGCGGTGCGCACGGGACCGAGCACGCGCACGCCGCGATAGTAGAAGAGGTAGGCGACGACCATCGCCGCGAGCCCCGCGTACGCCACCGACGCCCAGCCGGCCGTCGGCACGGTGCGCGTGTCGAGCGCGAGCAGCGACGGCGCGCCGAGGCCCACGAGCACGCCCACGCCGCCCAGCAGCGTGAACGCCGACAGGTGGATGGGGTGCACGCGCAGCGTGAAGGGCTTGAGCAGCACGGCGTAGAACGCCCACGACATCGAGCCCGCGAGCAGGATCAGCGCGCCGACGAGCGGCGCCTCGGCACTGGACGACGGCTGCACCGCGCTGCCGAGCACCACGCCCGCCATGCCGAGCAGCTGCAGCGCGATCCCGGTCCACTGCCGCCGCGACGGATGGTCGGTGCCGAGCACACGTCCCACGAGGCCGATGAGCGCGGGGCTGGACGCGAGCACGAGCGCCGCGGTCGCGACCGTCGAGCGCGCGACGCCCTGGATGAAGCAGAACTGGTAGACGCCGTGGCCCAGCAGCCCGAGGAGCGCGAGGCGGACCGCGTCGCGGCGCGACGGGCGCTGCGCGCGCAGGGCGAAGGCGACGCCGCACAGCACGACGGTCGCGAGCAGCACGCGCAGCGCGTTGAACGCGAGCGGCGGCATCACGCGCGTGCCGTACTTCACGACGCTGAAGTTGACGCCCCAGATGAGCGCCATCGCCAGCAGCATCAGGTCGGTGAGCCAGGCGCCCGACCGCGGAGCCGCCTCCGTGCGATCGGGCGCCAGTGCCTCGTGGACGTGGGACGCCATCCGCCCAATCTATTAGCTTGGCCCCATGTACGTCGCCTTCGCCCTGCTGGCCGACGCGGCCAACGTCGCCGTGGACGGGAAGCTCAACATCCTCGGCGTCTTCGACGCCCTGCACGCGGCCAGCTTCCCGGCCGTGCACCCACGCGTCAACCTGGTCGCGCGGTTCAAGGGCCAGGCGAGCGACGTCGGCACCCACCGGCTCGGCCTCCAGGTCACGGGCCCGGGCGGCGCGACGCTGCTCGGCCACGAGGCGCAGCTGAACATCCAGGCGCTGCCGGCCGGCGTCACCGACGTCGACATCCCGCTGGTGCAGACCTTCGACCTGCCGCTCGAGCGGCCCGGCCCGCACACGGTCCTGCTGCTGCTGGACGGCCGCGTGGTGGCGCAGCTGCCGCTGGCCGTGCAGGGCACGGGCGCCGCGCCGGTCCCGGCGTTCCAGCCGCCGCCGGGCACCCTCCTCAGCTGAGGGGCCGGCCCGACCGCGTCAGACGCGTCAGACGACGCGGCGCGCGTGCAGGAAGTTGGCGCGCAGCCGCTCGACGTACGGGTCGTCGTCGTCCACGAGGTCCTCGACGCTCCAGCCACCGCGGCCGAGGGCGAGGTGCGCCATGCGCAGCTCGTCGATCGCGAGGCCCACGTGCGTCACGCGGCGGTCCTCGCGGTCGCTGAAGAAGAGCAGGTCGCCCGCGGCCAGGCCGTCCAGCCGGTCGCGATGCTCGCCGACCAGCGCCTGCTGCCAGGCGTCGCGCGGCAGCTCGATGCCGTGGAGCCCGCACACGGCCTGCACGAACCCCGAGCAGTCGGCGCCCCAGGGCGTGAGCCCGCCCCACTGGTACGCGGTGCCCTCGAAGCGCCACGCGCTCTCCGCGATCGCGCCGCCGTCGCGCGGGAAGCGCGCCGCGCGCTCGGCGAACGGCACGGTCTCGCCGTCCAGCCGCGTCTGCGCGCCGAACACCACGGCGCCGAACGGCAGCCGCAGCGTGCGCTCGCCCGCACGGACGGTGCAGCCGAGCGACAGCGCGGGTGCGGCGTCGCCGATGACCGCGTCGTCCTCGCCCGCGTCCCGGCGCTGCGCGAAGGTGCGCTCCTCGTACGGGCGGAACGCGGGCGCGTCCTCGGGGACGCCCTCGGCGTCGTCGATCACCAGATAGCCGAGGTGCGCCCACCCCTCGTAGCCGTCGTGCAGCGTGCGCACGCGCCGCCAGTCGCCGGCCTCGCCGAGGACGAGCAGCGCGTGGCCGAACAGCGCCTGCGAGACCTGGCCGCTGGCGATGCGGGGCTCGGCGTGGAGCGGCGCGACGGGCGCGCGGACGATGGCGATGGCGGGCATTCCGTTTGGCTCCGTGGGGGCGAGCCAAAAATCTAAACGCTACGTGCCGCGAGTTGGGCTCTTCAGGTGTCGTCCCGAGTGCAGCGAGGGACCCGCTCTGCCAGGCGAGTGGCAAGTCGATGCGCGCCGGACCCGAACTGAGAGCAGACAGGATGACAGGATGACGAAGATCTTCCGCAACGGCACACGGAATGACGTGCCACGCGGAGTCTCCTGCTCATCCTGTCATCGTGTCGAAGCCGTTCGCCGTTCCAGATCCGGTGCGCCGACGCGCACCACTCGGCGGGGAGAGTAGGTCCCTCGTGATGCTCGGGACGACAAGAAAGCGCGCCGAGAGGTCGCAGCTCGCAGCGTCAGCCCGCCAGTCCCGGGATCCCGTCCCTTCCCACCGCGAACCGCACCGCGAGCTCCAGCGCGAGCTCCAGCGCCGCGGCCGCGCGCGTCTCGAGGCCGAGCACCTCGGCGGCGGTGGCGGGCGCGGCCTCGGCGGCAGCGGGGCCGATCGCGAACACGATGTCGCCGTCGAACGTCGTGCCGCACGGCGTGACGCGGCGCTGCAGCCCCGCGACCGCGGCGCGCGCGAGCTGCTGCAGCGCGACGCGGTCCAGCGCGCGCCGCGTGGCGACCACGCAGAGCGTCGTGTTGGTCATCGGCGGCGCGCTCACGTCGGCGAAGCGCGCGCTGGCGGACGCGCCCGCGGCCAGCACGCGCGCGGCATCCACGAACGCGCCGTCCGGGCCGCGCGCGCCGGCGAGCACCGCGCCCGCCGCATCGCGCACGTCGCCGAACGCGTTCACCACCGCGAGCGCGGCGCACGCGTCGTCGCCGGCGCCCAGCAGCGCGGCGCCGAAGCCCCCCTTCATCGCCCCACCGGCGCCCAGCAGCTTGCCGACCGTCGTGCCGGTGCCGGCGCCGACGCTTCCCTGCTCCGTCACCAGCGACGCCGCGCGCTCGCACGCGTCGTACGCCATCGCGGGCGTCGGCCGCGCGTCGAAGCGGCCGCACGGCGCGAGGTCGAACACGACCGCCGCGGGCACGATCGGCACGACGCCCGCGCCGACGTCGAAGCCGCGGCCGCGCTCCTCCATCCAGCGCATCACGCCGGCCGCGGCATCCAGGCCGTACGCGGATCCGCCCGTTAGCAGCAGCGCGTCCACGCGCTCGACCAGATGCTCGGGCGCCAGCACGGCCAGCTCGCGCGAGCCGGTCGCGCGCCCGACCACCGCCGCCGCGGCGCGGAACGGCCCGTCGATCCCGCGCACCACCGTGCATCCGGTACCACCGACGACGTCGCTCGCGTGGCCGACCGCGAGCCCGAACGCCGCCAGGTCCACCGGTGGCGGTGCGGCCGTCACCCGATCGACCCCTGCGACGCCGCCGACTCGGCGCCCACCACGAACGCGTCGTCCGGCGGCTCGACGCACGGCAGCTCCACGGTGAACGCCGCGCCGCCGCCCGGCGCGACGTCCACGCTCAGCCGCCCGCCGTGCTCGCGCACGATGCCCGACGACACCGCGAGCCCGAGCCCCGTCCCTTCCCCCACCGGCTTCGTCGTGAAGAACGGCTCGAAGATGCGCTGGCGGTCCTCGGGCGTGAGGCCCGGCCCGCTGTCCGCGACGACGACGAACAGCCGCTGCTCGTCGCGGCGCGTGCGCACCGTCAGGCGCCGCTCGCCCGCGTGCCGCACCAGCGCATGCTCCGCGTTCGTGATCAGGTTCAGGAAGACCTGCTGCAGCTGCGGGCCGTCCGCGAGCGTCGCGGGCAGCTCGTAGTCCAGCTCCAGCACGATGTCCACCTGCTGCGCACGCAGCGCGTAGCGGCGCAGGTCGAGCGCGTCGAGCACCACGCGGTTGAGGTCCGTGGCCGCGCGCTGTGGCGGGTGCTGGCGCGCGAACGCCAGCAGCTTCCCGACGATGCGCGCCGCGCGCCGCGCCTCGCGGTGGATCGTGTCGGTCAGCTCGCGCAGCTCGCGCGCCTCCGGCCCCGACGCCGCGTCGAGCGCCGGCTCGGCCAGCAGCAGCTCGCTGAACGCCAGCACGCCCGCGAGCGGGTTGTTCAGCTCGTGCGCGACGCCGCTCACCAGCTGTCCCATCGCCGCCAGCTTCTCGCGCTGCAGCAGCTGCTCCGCCAGACGGCGCTCGCCCGTCACGTCGCGCACGACGCCCAGCGCGCCGTCCACCACGCCGTGCTCCACCACCGGCGACGTGATCACCGACGCGACACGCGCACGGCCCTGCCGGTCGCGGTAGCGCAGCTCGCGGCGCACGCGCTCGCCGCGCAGCGTCGCCTCGACGATCGCCACCACCGCCTCGCGGTCGCGCGGATCGGCGACGGCGCTGCAGTGCTGGCCGATGAGCGTCGCTCGCGGATGGCCCGTGGCCAGCTCCATCGCGCGGTTGACGCTCGTGAGGCGGCCGAGCGAGTCGATGGTGAAGATCGCGTCGGACGCCGACTCGACCAGGCGCGAGTAGCGCGCCTCGCTCGCGAGCACGTCCTCCTGCGCGCGGCGCTCCTCGGTGACGTCGCGCAGCGAGGCCACGACGCCGCTCGTCGCGCCGACCTCGCGCAGCGGCGCGTTGGACACCTGCACCACGCGCTCCGCACCGTCGGGGCGCACGACGACCACCTCGTAGCGCTGCGGCTGCCCCTCGCGGCCGAGCGCGGAGCGCTGCACGACCTCCTCGGCGTCGTCGGCGCGCACGAGCTCCGACGCGTGCGCGCCGAGCAGCGCCTCCCCGCGCCCGAACAGCGCGAGCGCCGCCGGATTGGCGAAGGTGATGCGCCCGTCGCGGTCGCTGATCACGATCGCGTCGCCCGTCGTCTCGACGACGCTGCGGTAGCGCTCCGCGAGCGCCAGCTGCCCCGTCACGTCGTCGAACGTCACCACCGCGCCGCCGCCCGGATGCGGCGCCGCCACGAGGTCGAACACGCGGCCCGGCACGTCGGGCGTCAGCGGCCCGCGCTCGCCAGCGGCGCCGTCGGCCGCGCGCAGCAATGCGCGCGCGGGTGCGCCCTGCCGGAGCGCGGCGCGCACGAGCGCGGAGGCGCTCGGCGCCGTCCCGTCGGCGGGCAACTCCTCGTCGTCCTCGCCGTCGCGCACCACCGGCGCGACCATCGCGTGGCCCAGGCGCCCCGTCTCGTCGCGCCCCGCGAGGCGCGCATCCAGCGACGCGCCGTACAGCGCCCACGGCGACGCCGCGCCCAGGAGCTCCGCCGCGCGCGCGTTGCAGCGCACGATGCGGCCGTCCTCGTCGAGCACCGCCATGCCGGCCGCAATCGCGTCGAACGACACCTGCCACTCGCGTGTCGACGCTTCGGCCTCCTCGAACAGGCGCGCGTTCACGATCGCGACCGCCACCTGCTCCGCCAGCCGCTCCAGCACGCGCGCGTCCTCGGCGCCGAAGTCGGCGGCGCGGTTCACGACCGCGATCGCGCCGATCACGCCGTGCGCGGTGCGCAGCGGCACGACGACCGTCTTCTGGATCGGCGCCACGCTCTCCAGCGCCGCCACCGACTGCGCGTGGCGCGAGACCTCGTTCAGCACCAGCGGCGCGCCCTCCTCCATCGCGCGGCCGAGCAGGCTCCCCTCGATGGGCAGGTGCACGCCCGCGAGCAGCTCCACGCAGCCGACGCCGGCGACGACGTGGAGCCAGCCGTCACGCTTGAGCGCGATGCACGCGCCCTCGGTGTGCAGCAGGCCCACCGTGTGGCGCAGCACGAGGCGCAGCACCTCGCCCAGGCGCAGCGACGCGCCCACCGCGCGCGCCACCGCCACCAGCGCCTCGCTCTGGCGGCGCTCCGCCTCGCTCTCGGCAAAGAGGCGCGCGTTGGCGATCGCGGTGCCCGCCTGCGCGGCCAGCGTGCGCAGCAGCTCCTCGTGCTCCGGGCCGAACGCGCGCGGCGCGGCCGCGTGCACCGCGAGCACGCCGACGAGCTGCGTGCCCACGCGCATCGGCACCGCGAGCACGCTGCGCGCGGGCCCGCCGTCGCCCACCAGGTCGTCCGCCGCGGCGAGCGGAGAGCGCGCGGCGTCGTAGTCGTCCACGCGCACCGTCACGCCGGTGCGCGCGACCTCGCCGATGGGGCCCGCGCCCAGCGGCTGGTCGGCGCGTGGGCGCTGGATCCCCTGGATCTGCCGGATCGCGGTGCGCACGATCCCGCGCTCGAGGTCCGGATGCGCGACCACCAGCCCGTCGTGGGGCACGAGGCGCGCGACCTGGCGCGCCAGCTCGCGCACGACCTCCTGCGCGTCGAGCGACCGCGTGAGCGCGCCGCCGGCGTCATAGAGTCGCTGCAGCCGCTCCGCCCGCTGCGCCGCGAGCGCCGCGAGGTCGGTCCGCACGCACTCGTGCGCGAGGTGACTCGCGAGCAGCGCGATCCCCTGCACCACCGGCTCGGCCGGCGGCGCGCCGGTGGCACCCTCCAGCAGCACGGTCGCGTGACAGACGCCGTCGGCGCCGCGCGCGGCCAGCACGTAGACGCCCGCCGCCGCAGCGCCGCCGAAGGCCGCGCCGAACTCGTCGCGCGCCCACGGATCGCGCAGGTCGAGCCAGTAGCCCGCGCCCAGACCCACCTGCGCGCGCCGGCGCTCCAGCAGCCGCAGCCAGCGGCGCCACACGCGGCCGGCCACCAGCGTCTCGGGCAGCGCGCGCACCGCTGCCTCGTCCTCGAAGCCCTCGGCCACCAGGAGCGTGCGCTCCATCGCGCCGTCGCGCACCTCGAGCACCGCGCGCCCGAAGCCGAGCGCGCGCATGCCCGCCAGCAGCGCGCGCAGGCGCGCGTCCGGACCGTCGGCCGCGGCCGCGGCGCCCGTCGCGTCGGCGACGACGCGCAGCACGGTACCAGCGTCGATGCCGGCGTCGGCGATCTCGGGATGGGTCATCGGCGGGCGCGTGGCAACCCGCGCGGGGAGCGCGGCCGCGACACGGAACGGCTAGGAGGCGGGAACGAGCAGGGTGGCGGCGAGCGGTTCGACGCGCGCGACGAGGGGCGTGCGGCCGAGCAGCTCGCCGTCCGCCTGGGCCGCGCGCTGGGGCACGGTCTCGATGCGGAACTCGCGTGCTGCACGGTAGACGACGCAGCGGTCGTCGCGAAAGTCCTTGCGCAGCAGCCGCCAGGAGACGCGCACGGCGTCGCCGACCGACTCGGGCGAGAACAGGCACAGGTCGAGACGCCCGTCGTCCGCCCGGATACCCGGCCCGAAGTGGAAGAGGTCCCCCAGCACCGCACCGAAGTTGACGATCATCACCGCCGCCGCGTCCCGCCGCAGCTCCTCGACGCCGTCGATCACGATGCGGACCGTGAACCGGTCGCGGGCGATCAGGGCGCGCGCGGCGGTCAGCGCGTAGGCGAGAACGCCCAGGCGGCGCTTCCAGCGGGCGGGCGTCTCCTCGATCATCCGCGCGTCGATGCCCACCCCCGCCGCGAAGGCGAAGCGGCGCGGCGCCTGCCCCTCGGCCTCGACGACCCCGAGGTCGATGCGCGCGACGTCGCCGTGCAGCAGCGACGCGACCGCGTCCCGCACGCCGAGCGGCACGCCGAGCGTGCGCGCCATGAGGTTGCCGGTGCCGCCGGGGAGGATGCCGACCGGCGTGTCCCCGTGCGCGAGCGCGCCGACGACCTCCATCGCCGTCCCGTCGCCGCCGAGCGTGAACACCGCGTCCACGGCCTCGCGCGCGACCGCCAGCTCCGCCGCGTGGCCGGCGCGGGCGGTGCGCGCGACGGTGCACGCGACGCCGGCCCGCACGAACGCCTCGCAGGCGTCGGCCTCGCGCGCGGCGGCCTGGCGGGCGGCGGGGTTGACGATGAGCAGGACGGAACGAATCAGGCTCCGCTCGGCGCGCGGCGCTCCGCGCTCGGCGCTCACTTCGTCCCGGCGGCGACGCGAGCGCTGAGCGCGGAGCGCCGAGCGACGCGGAGGCGATCGGTCAAAAGCTCCACCGCCGGAAGATGTCGATGCCGCCCTGCGTCGGCGTCTGCTGGTACGAGCGCGTGGACGTCCCGCGCTGGCAGGCCTGCTGCACCGAGCCCGGCTCGAGGCCCAGCTCCACGCTCAGCGTCGGCGTCAGGCGGCGCTCGATCTTGAATCCGAGGCCGTTGGCGAACAGCGCGAGCGAGTTCGCCTCGGTGGGCGAGTTGAGGCCGCAGAGGCCCGTCGTGAACGTGTAGAACGTGCGGCGTCCGAGCTGCCCGCCGAAGCCGAGGCGCGTGCGCGAGAGGATGCTGCTGCTGCTGCCGAGGAAGCCCGTCGCGTCGCCCGCCGCGCCACCGGTCTGCACCTGCACGACGTCGAACGGCCCACCCTGCGTCAGCGCGCCCGAGAGCAGGCTCCCCGCCAGGCGCAGCGCGAGCGCGGCGCCCTGCTCGCTCCCCTGCGTCGTGCCGAGCACCGCGGACGCGGGCTCGCCGGTGACGAGGTAGCTGATCAGGTCCGTGTCGGGGATCGGCGGGTTGTCGGCGCTGGAGAGGCGCAGCGTCGGCTGGTTCAGCGTGCCGCCGATGTTGACCTGCACGCGCACGTCGGGACGGTTGGTCCCGCTGCGCACCTGCCGCACCACGTGCACCGCGCGCACGTCGAGCGTCGGGTTGAGGTCGGGCGTGCCGAAGAAGCGCAGCGTGCCCGGCTCGACCTCGAAGATGGGCTGCGCGAAGCCGAGGTTCAGGCGGTACGTGCCGCGCGTGACGCCGAGCGCGCCGAGGAGCGCGAGCTGCGCCTGGTCGCGGCCCGCGCCGGCGAAGCTGCCGCCGCGCGCGACCGCGCGCGTCACCGCCAGCGACCCA
This sequence is a window from Roseisolibacter agri. Protein-coding genes within it:
- a CDS encoding PAS domain S-box protein, translating into MTHPEIADAGIDAGTVLRVVADATGAAAAADGPDARLRALLAGMRALGFGRAVLEVRDGAMERTLLVAEGFEDEAAVRALPETLVAGRVWRRWLRLLERRRAQVGLGAGYWLDLRDPWARDEFGAAFGGAAAAGVYVLAARGADGVCHATVLLEGATGAPPAEPVVQGIALLASHLAHECVRTDLAALAAQRAERLQRLYDAGGALTRSLDAQEVVRELARQVARLVPHDGLVVAHPDLERGIVRTAIRQIQGIQRPRADQPLGAGPIGEVARTGVTVRVDDYDAARSPLAAADDLVGDGGPARSVLAVPMRVGTQLVGVLAVHAAAPRAFGPEHEELLRTLAAQAGTAIANARLFAESEAERRQSEALVAVARAVGASLRLGEVLRLVLRHTVGLLHTEGACIALKRDGWLHVVAGVGCVELLAGVHLPIEGSLLGRAMEEGAPLVLNEVSRHAQSVAALESVAPIQKTVVVPLRTAHGVIGAIAVVNRAADFGAEDARVLERLAEQVAVAIVNARLFEEAEASTREWQVSFDAIAAGMAVLDEDGRIVRCNARAAELLGAASPWALYGASLDARLAGRDETGRLGHAMVAPVVRDGEDDEELPADGTAPSASALVRAALRQGAPARALLRAADGAAGERGPLTPDVPGRVFDLVAAPHPGGGAVVTFDDVTGQLALAERYRSVVETTGDAIVISDRDGRITFANPAALALFGRGEALLGAHASELVRADDAEEVVQRSALGREGQPQRYEVVVVRPDGAERVVQVSNAPLREVGATSGVVASLRDVTEERRAQEDVLASEARYSRLVESASDAIFTIDSLGRLTSVNRAMELATGHPRATLIGQHCSAVADPRDREAVVAIVEATLRGERVRRELRYRDRQGRARVASVITSPVVEHGVVDGALGVVRDVTGERRLAEQLLQREKLAAMGQLVSGVAHELNNPLAGVLAFSELLLAEPALDAASGPEARELRELTDTIHREARRAARIVGKLLAFARQHPPQRAATDLNRVVLDALDLRRYALRAQQVDIVLELDYELPATLADGPQLQQVFLNLITNAEHALVRHAGERRLTVRTRRDEQRLFVVVADSGPGLTPEDRQRIFEPFFTTKPVGEGTGLGLAVSSGIVREHGGRLSVDVAPGGGAAFTVELPCVEPPDDAFVVGAESAASQGSIG
- a CDS encoding diacylglycerol/lipid kinase family protein gives rise to the protein MSAERGAPRAERSLIRSVLLIVNPAARQAAAREADACEAFVRAGVACTVARTARAGHAAELAVAREAVDAVFTLGGDGTAMEVVGALAHGDTPVGILPGGTGNLMARTLGVPLGVRDAVASLLHGDVARIDLGVVEAEGQAPRRFAFAAGVGIDARMIEETPARWKRRLGVLAYALTAARALIARDRFTVRIVIDGVEELRRDAAAVMIVNFGAVLGDLFHFGPGIRADDGRLDLCLFSPESVGDAVRVSWRLLRKDFRDDRCVVYRAAREFRIETVPQRAAQADGELLGRTPLVARVEPLAATLLVPAS